The DNA sequence GCCCGACGAGATGTCCGGCGGGCAGCGACAGCGCGTCGCCATCGCCCGCTCCATCGTCCGGGAACCCGACGTGTTCCTGATGGACGAGCCGCTGGCGAACCTGGACGCGAAGCTCCGCGTGAGTATGCGGACGGAGCTCCAGCGGCTCCACAAACAGCTCGACACGACGATCATCTACGTCACCCACAACCAGGCCGAGGCGATGACGATGGCCGACCGCATCGCGGTGATCGACAGCGGCGAACTCCAGCAGATCGACCCGCCGCTGACCTGCTACAACGAGCCGGCGAACCTCTTCGTCGCCGGCTTCATCGGCTCGCCGTCGATGAACTTCATGTCCGGCGAGATCACCGGTGCCGGGCTGGAGACCGAGCATTTCGTGCTCGACTTCGACCCGTCGACCGTCGACGGCGTGAGCGTCGGCCAGGAGGTCACGATGGGCATCCGGCCCGAGGACGTGTACCCGTCCGAGAACGCCGAGCGGCTCGCGACGCCGACGAAGCGGATCCGGGCCACGACGGACGTGCTGGAGCCGATGGGCGACGAGATATTCGTCTACCTGTTGTTCGGCAACGGCGACGGGTCGATGGACATGGAGAGCCGGGGCGGCGGCCAGCTCCTGATGAGCGTCGACCCAGACTCGGCGATCGAGGAGGACGAGGACGT is a window from the Halostella salina genome containing:
- a CDS encoding ABC transporter ATP-binding protein; the encoded protein is MAQVKLEHITKRYEDVTAVDDMNLDLKDGEFICLVGPSGCGKSTTMETVAGLTKPTEGKVFIGDRDVTNLPPKDRGVAMVFQNIALFPHMDVYDNISFGLRLRDFDKDEIDRRVNNAAEIVQLEGMLDRMPDEMSGGQRQRVAIARSIVREPDVFLMDEPLANLDAKLRVSMRTELQRLHKQLDTTIIYVTHNQAEAMTMADRIAVIDSGELQQIDPPLTCYNEPANLFVAGFIGSPSMNFMSGEITGAGLETEHFVLDFDPSTVDGVSVGQEVTMGIRPEDVYPSENAERLATPTKRIRATTDVLEPMGDEIFVYLLFGNGDGSMDMESRGGGQLLMSVDPDSAIEEDEDVEVVLDRSKVHLFDSASGDAIVHGMTAPQTAEEQPEPGGDD